The Juglans regia cultivar Chandler chromosome 6, Walnut 2.0, whole genome shotgun sequence genome contains the following window.
GAAGTATCATAAcaaccccaaatatcacaaaatatccaattgaaagcaaaatgatttttattagtagtagaagaaaaatgcaGTCTTGTATGCTTAGAACGAGCACAaacataacaataaaaaatgacataagaattattaaaaaaattgaggaatAAGTAGGCGAGAATGATGACCTAGGCGTTAGTGTCATAAGTTTTTCTTAACAGTAGATTGCACTGAGATAGCCATAACGGTGTTGGGTCGATACACATAAAGCCCATTGTAGAACTCACCCGCTCCAATCAGCCTCATCGAGTGTGGGTCTTGGAAGGAAAAATttgtagaagaaaaagaaacaaaacaagagGTGTTAGTAGTAAGATGAGGGACATATAATAGATTAAAATGAAAGTGAGGGATAAAATAGACATTTTGAAAAGCTAGGGTAGGGGACAAGATACATGTGCCGACATCTCAATGGAGAAAGTGTGGCCATTGGGAAGTCAAACGGATTGTAGAGAATGTGGTTTTCTCAAATCGGCAGAAACTTCTTGGTCTTGGCACATGTGGGAGTTGGCACTGTTGTCTATGATCCAGTCATCGTGGCTATCAAAAGAGGAAGGGGAGGAAGTGACATTACTGACGAAGTTAGTAGAGGAAGGGGTCAAAGTGAGGAGGTCCAGCAATTTTTGGTAGAGATTCGGTGACATTCCTGGTACCGGTGACGAATCAAAGGAGATCGAAGCTTGATTGGCTACTGGtgctgtaacgccccaatggaaggcccaaaccacatgacctatgctccaaaaggaataatcaatgatacaattagagccccattagaaccttataaagagcaagaacttctcattcccaagcaatgtgggatcccatacaccacctactcatatccatatcatatgggggtatcacaatctaccacccttaaattcccgacgtcctcgtcgggcctgtccattgtaggtggcacggctcaagtcccacatttctgattgggattggctctgataccatttgtaacgccccaatggaaggcccaaaccacatgacctatgctccaaaaggactaatcaatgatacaattagagccctattagaaccttataaagagcaagaacttctctttcccaagtaatgtgggattccatacaccacctactcatatccatatcatatgggggtatcacagGTGCCACCCCAGACGGTGGTTTGCTGAGAAGTGAAAGGCGTTGAATGGGGCAAAGCTCTCGGCCAGGTGGGTATCCTATGAGCCATTATCAATGGTTATGAAGGTGGCCATTCTTGCCACATTCCGTGCATCGGAGGGAGCTTTTCAGGTGACCAGTAGAGCTGCCGAAGTGAGTTGCGAAGGCCAGGGAGTTTGCTGGTGTTGGCCCCATGTGGAGGAGACGTTGTTGCTCTCATTAAAACAGAATAGAAAAAACTTTGGTAATGGGGGGAAGGGTTCCATGGCTAGGATTTGGGAACTGAGTTGGGAAAAAGAGTCATTGAGGCCAAGCAAGAATTGAAAAGTCCGTTCATCCTCTGCTTGTTGTTGCAAATCTTTGAGATCATTGCTAGTTCGTAGATGGCTGAGTTCATCCCAGATTTGTTTAATCTGGTTGTAATACTCATGAATAGAATGTGTGTTTTGTTGTAGGGAGGAAAGCTCGCGCTTGAGGTGATAAAAACGAGCATTATTGCCGCGGCAGAATTGAGATTGGAGGTCGATCCCGACTTCGCGTGAATCTGTGTGATATTCAAGAGAGTTGGCTATATCAAACCATACTAGCAAATGTTCCTAAATATGATTTATACTCTAATTGATTATTTCCTTGTACAGAGTATAGTCCTCCAACAGCTATGTAATATCTTACGATATAAACACATTGTAATTaacgtctatatatatatacaaggagAAGGCTCTCAACACTCTCACGGTGTTAGAGACATTTTTACAAACATCAAGTGCTCactttcttcatttttaatgaaattgtaCCATTACAGTGGTTGgttgtaaaaaaattgtatgaaaTAGCATTTCTTGAGCCACGATATAAATATAATCACCGCTTCTTCTATCGCAAGTCTAACAACCTCTAGTTTTTTAAAACTGGCCAATTTAGCAAtccaaaaaacaatttaatttgtttgaaagtttaatcAGCAGCATGACCGTCTTTTCCTTGTGAATTATTCACTGCTCTCCTTAAAATATGATAGATGGCAAGTGCCAGACGTCAATAGATGTCGGTGAAGAATCACTATTAAGGAGTCAATGATGTTCTAAGGACTGATTTAAGGGCTGCAAATAGGACAGGTGGAAAGTTAaagattttttctcaaatatatttaaaacagaTAAATTTATGGAAATCATATATATCTTTCTCCTAAAGAAATTGAATTCATAGCAAACTAGTCATGGCACACTCAGTCTAACAAGTTACCAAGTCAGACTTGGAAATCATATATATCTTGCTCCTAAGTCAGACTTCTAACTTGCTCTCTAAGAAATACAGAACTTTCCAAGATACCATCTctataagtttcaaataactGCTTCTCTTCATGCAAAGATCGAGCTTGATTTGAGATTCTGGGGATTTGAGAATGGGAGAAGTACAAGTGATTGGTGCATCTCTAAGTCTTTTTTGCTGCAGAATTGAATGGGCTTTGAAGCTCAAGGGGATAGAATATGAGTATATTGAAGAAGATTTAAGAAACAAGAGTTCCATTCTTCTCCAGTACAATCCTGTGCATAAGAAGGTTCCTGTGCTTGTGCACAAGGGAAAACCAGTTGCTGAGTCCCTTGTCATCCTTGAGTACATTGATGAAACATGGAAACAGAACCCCATATTGCCTGCAGATCCTTATGAAAAATCTGTGGTGAGATTCTGGTCTAGGTTTGTTGATGAAAAggtaaataaaaaagttaaatgtCTCCCcttctgtttttcatttttctgccAGTTTCTTTTGCTtaaataacaaaagaaacaaacttGAATCTTAAACATGCACTTTTGgagtattttaatttctataaaGTGCAGTGTGTTGTTGGAGCTTGGGCTGCTTGCTGTGCACAAGAACATGAGAAAGAGGAAGCTATAAAGTCTGCACAAGAATCATTAGGAATTCTGGATAAGCAGATTGAAAGTAAGAAATTCTTGGGAGGAGAAAAACTGGGTTTCCTAGACTTGGTGGTGGGTTCTTTACCTAACTGGCTGGAGTTCATAGAAGAATTAGGAGGTATAAAGTTGGTTGATCCAGAGAAGTTCCCATCACTCCATGCATGGGCACAGAATTTTTTTGAAATCCCAATCATCAAAGAGAGGATACCAATGGCAAAAGATCTAATTAACTACTGCAAAACTTATGGGCTAGAGCCTAACAAGAAGCAGGTCTAATCTCTGCAGAATACAAGTCTAATAATCAGAGATTGTTCACAGGAGTATCCTTTTCTCTGGACAAATAAATTGTAGCCAAAATGTGTActtatatttctcttatttgaTAATATGAATtactaaattatattataaatttgattaTTCTGTCCATCATCTTTATTAGCTAGAAACAACCTCAacttgaaacaaaaacaaagaaacaaatgagAATGTGGATCTCCAAACAGTGAGAGTCGACAATGATTTTCCCCtccaaaaatttgaagaatgtgAGTCTAATACTAGCTTTTCATAAGGTACCAACAGAAACATGAGTGCCCATTTGGTAAATGATATTGATTGCAATGCAATGCATGCTGAATATTGAAATGTCTTATGGTTTGATGAGACTATTAGAAGAATTAGCAGCAATGGTTTTCATGGGACTCTAAATGTCCCGGCATTAAAAGAATTTACCGAGCTTTACAAATCATTTGAGATTAATCTACTTAACTTTCTCTAGGTATGTGACCTTTGCGCACTCCTACAGTTATagaattaattgtaaaattgcCGAAGCACTACCTAAAGCAATGATATCAATAGATTCCACACAACATCCAAAGGTCTCCTTACCTTACTCTGCTCAGGTGCTTGGCAAAAGCATCTATCCTTCTTTTACTATAATTCATACTGCCACATCAAGCAGATATGGGTTTTAACTCATTTGAGATTCATTTCAAATGGAGGGAAAGCAGTCCTGTGAAATGTAACAAGATGCTAGAACACCATTAACGCTTCATTGACaaaaatatatcacaatatCCTCGTAACAAATTCCTATTCGGGAATCGGGAGCTGGTTCCAAGATACAGGCTGGTTCCACCAAAACATTGTATaacatattaactatcatgggGGGAGACAATAGAACCTTAATTGGAGTAATATTTACCAACTGTATGTACAGGGAGACTTTAGTGCACATATTCGAGTGTTAACAAATCAGGTAGTGACACGGCGACACCGACACCAAAATGCAGTCCCCCCACTCTTGCCTCGAGCCACTGCtatttcttcatcaacataAAACCAGATAAAGAAAGGATCCTTGTTGCTTGGATCTCTGTCTTCTTTCTGGCCAAGGCTGATCTCTAAAGGCTTCAGTGGCCCAATTTTTATCCGAATACACTCAAAAATGAAAGCCAGTATTCTCTGCTTCCATGAAAATCTACCTTCAAAGGTTAAGCATCCAATTGGTCCAAGATATACCCCATTCTCGATTCTCTTTGCCTGACAAATCAAGAAAAGATTCTTTTGGTTTCTCAATATACAAACGCAAATcccataattttctttctactGGATGAGGATTATGCAAAGAGAAAAGCTCCAGCAAGTTCATCCTTGAAGTGATGCTTTAGTGAATAGAAATATCACAAATGGCATTATTAATagtagatgaaaatttttgagTACGTGGATTGAGTCGAGTAAAGTGCTTCAGAACACTAAGATCTTGAGCAATGAAGGAAAACAGAAGAAATGTATCAAAATTGACAAACAAACTTAATCCCTCGGCAACTCAATGAAAGGAAGTAAGTTTCACCCAATAAGGTCCGAATAATATACTTCTATATTTACAACTTTGTTTCTCTTAAGATCCTTTGACACCTCTCAGTTCAATAAACTCAAGAGACTTAACTATTATGATCTGCAGAGCAGTATTACCCCCACTATTTTCTCCAGAAACACAATTATAAGTATTCCATATTCTAGTAGCCATTTGAAGTATTTGTAAACTGAACACAGAAGTATTTTAAACATATCCTGGGGGTTTTAATCTCTTCACTTCCCTTTTAAGCAAATATGGTAACATGACAAAGAAATGCACAAGACACTTACGGCTGCATCGAACCTCTGAATCGCTGTAAGAGGAAAATAACGACCCCGGTTCACTTGCTTCTACGATTTAGCACAAAAGCCCCAATAAGCATAAAATTTAAAGGAGGCCCAAAGCTTGAACATGATTATGCAAATCAAGGAACAGAATTATGCCAACCTCAGCGGTAAAAATAAGCATCCATGTTCTGCCAGGGGATTTTGATCCACCAAGCGTATCAAGAAAACCGGAGGGATCAATTTTTGCCTTTTCAATCACAGAAAGAGCAGACAAAACCTCCTCTTCCGAAACCTTTCTTGTCTTAGCAGCCCTTTTCAGCACTTCCACACTCTCCTCAACTTCCTAAAGCACGAGAACAGTTCACAAAAATTACCCAGAAGAAGACTATCAAATTCATCAACGCAGCAATACAGAAAGACCCATTTAAGCAAAAAGATTAATGAGGTCCAGTGGTGCAGAAGCTTTTGGTTTCCCTCAGTTCTCAGAAAACTAGAGACAAATAAACACGCAAAGCGAACTAATTTAAAAGCAAAGATGATCAAGAAGGGTCGAAGCAGCAAAGAAAAAAGCATACTTTATTGGGCTGTTCATCCTGGTCAAGAAGTGGGGTGGTGGCAGTACTTTGTTCCTTTTCATCGAGGGTTGCTCTGGTTTTTGATctggaaaatttgagaagatATTGGTTTGTGGCTTTGAGGGAAAGGGAGCTTCTGGGCTTAGCATAAGGAGGTGTCTGAGAGAAAATGGATGGTCTGAGTGAAGTTTTAGATAATGATGAGTTTAAGACCACGAAACCGAAGGGAGAGGACGAGCAAGACAGCATCATATGCGAGAGCGAGAGTGCTGCTTGGGAACCCATTGCTGTTTGCTTACTGTGCTGTCATTTGAGAACCACTACCATTTTTGAATCTCTGGTGAATGCATCCATTCAATTCAGTGAGTGGATTGGATTACTACTTTTGGAgttttgcttttcatttttggattcaaaactatTTTAGTTCCAATTATTTTTACCTTCGAGGTATATCATTCGTAGGAATTTATTATGCATGATTCTCAAACTTcctatctataaatttttttttttttacagaatgTGTAggtaatttttataagatataaaaatattttttatagaatataaaatataaagtgataaataataactaatgataataatttttcatcGTAGATATCATACCTGTGTTACTCAATACTTTccatcttttttataataaagaaaattataatttgatagaCATATTAAACTACacaaacttataaatttttttacttaaaatttgtGTTTagaccaaatattttttatctaataaccTTTCATTTCGCATTTCGCAAACATCACAAATTTACCTAAACAATTACAGTACATCCCCTTTATCTTAAAAAGGACAAACTTACCTATACACattctcaacaaaaaaaaatatccctATTAGATTACAAAAagtttaaaagataaaaaaaagtgaaaaaacaaaaagtaaaagcaGATCAAAACACCaaccaaaattaaaagttactacaataaaaatatatatccttaataaaaaaataaaaaataaaaagcagaaaagaaaatttaaataccCCTTCCCAAAATTCAAGATTAAAAggttaaaatgaaataaaagtacgaaaattttggttttttataaatattttttggttttataagttttcattaattttttttcttttggttatagtttactttttcatttttatttttatttttatagaggtagtttacaattttttatactcTTGATGTGACATTTCAAATCGAAAATTTCCACATAGATCTAATATTCACAAGGGGatgatacaaattttaaaaaccaaCCCAATTGTTGGCGATGCCAATTCAAgatcatattaatattcaatagCATTGcccttgataaataaaaaattatgaaattttcttCATATAATAAAGTATCACTATTTTATAACACAAGTACCCCctaatattagtaatataaaCTTTGAATATAAACCCAGGATGAATTCCCATGAACCAAACCCAAAAACTACATGATCAGAGAGctcaaaaaacccaaaattgaaggcaaagagagagagagagagagagagagagagagagagagaggtaagcCAAGCCAAGCCAACATTTATTACATAAGTAAAATGTCATTACTCACATGAAATTTTGATGGATTTATTGTTAGTTTAATGTTTTCCaaacagaaaaattaaagagGGAAAATGGACCATTCTTTTCACTCCATCGCTTGGCGTTTAAGAAGAGCAAAGAAAGTGTAGAGTGTATCCGAGATTGAGTCCATGAGGGAGAGGTCTTCTTCAAGTTTCTTTCTGAACAACTCCAAGAGCTCGTCTAGTATAATTACCACATCTCGGCCGAAATGAACCTCCATCATTCCATGCATTATGGCTCGCCAGTGAGATGAGATTACTTCACTCTTCGGACGGCCCCCAAGCTGTAAAACATTTGGTAAATCCTCTAATCTCTCTATTCTGAAATATCCATTTCGATCCACTGCAGCTTCCAATTCTTGTGGAGACATGAGATACATTGGTATGTTAAAGGAGTCCACTTTTTCCTCGCTAACTTTTCCctacacaaaatttaaaaaaaccctcatatttttttaataagaaatgcTCTAGCCAAAAGGAGATCGATTCAACAAActaatatattttgattttgatgtggtacattatattggaaagttatttttattataaaataaatttaacgtatcatttaaaattatgtcaatttatgaatctatttttatgcGATATCGATTTCTTTGTAACTATAATacttctcatttttattatacGATTTGAAGTAAAATGAAGACAATCCTATTCTAGTAAGATGTATATATGTTTCATGCAATATCCAAATGCGGCACTAATTTTCTACTAAATGATCATGCATATATCCAACCAAATTAAGCAAAACATATTGCTTCATGATCATgaattgatatgatatgttaagtATATTTAACGTACTATATCAAGTCATGATGTCAGTTAGTAtgtttacttttgtgagatctctttgtaactaaaacatttctttttatttaactgTTTGACATAAGAAGTCAAGTTGCACCATATCAATTACTAGTCTAATTAGCGAAATAACAAAATACCGAATGAAAAGTAGTATtgctctaatttatttattatagaaataAGAGCTTCGTATTTATTTGTTTGGCCTTTGATCTTATGCTTTCATCCAACAAGAAGCTGTATTTGAAAAGTGCAATAAAGACTTGAGAACATGATcagatgatcatcatgtacGTATATGTTTAATTTGTACTTACGTACGTACCTTCTTGGCCATATCCATCAGGCAAGACCCCATGAGTTCAAACGtaatattttgtggattttGAGAATGGGGCATTCCGTTGGGGCGGCCAGCAATAACAAGTGCAATCAATCCTCCAAACACCACCTCTTGAGCCCTAGCATGCAAAAAGCACTCCATATCTTCTGAATATTGAACTTCATAAGCCTCAACAACCACATCTTTTGAATTTGAGTAGTGGATTTTCCCTTTATTCCAAGCAGCTGAACTT
Protein-coding sequences here:
- the LOC108983810 gene encoding glutathione S-transferase U7-like; the protein is MGEVQVIGASLSLFCCRIEWALKLKGIEYEYIEEDLRNKSSILLQYNPVHKKVPVLVHKGKPVAESLVILEYIDETWKQNPILPADPYEKSVVRFWSRFVDEKCVVGAWAACCAQEHEKEEAIKSAQESLGILDKQIESKKFLGGEKLGFLDLVVGSLPNWLEFIEELGGIKLVDPEKFPSLHAWAQNFFEIPIIKERIPMAKDLINYCKTYGLEPNKKQV
- the LOC108983809 gene encoding uncharacterized protein LOC108983809, with the protein product MGSQAALSLSHMMLSCSSSPFGFVVLNSSLSKTSLRPSIFSQTPPYAKPRSSLSLKATNQYLLKFSRSKTRATLDEKEQSTATTPLLDQDEQPNKEVEESVEVLKRAAKTRKVSEEEVLSALSVIEKAKIDPSGFLDTLGGSKSPGRTWMLIFTAEKQVNRGRYFPLTAIQRFDAAAKRIENGVYLGPIGCLTFEGRFSWKQRILAFIFECIRIKIGPLKPLEISLGQKEDRDPSNKDPFFIWFYVDEEIAVARGKSGGTAFWCRCRRVTT
- the LOC108983808 gene encoding loganic acid O-methyltransferase-like, whose amino-acid sequence is MGEEQQREERWRTEAYPMKGGDGMDSYANNSSYQRGGVDAAKKVIIEAVGEKLDVKSIVSSNIFRIADLGCSVGPNTFFAVESIINAVQSKWQYDQYQGGVLHDLDHHVCPEFQVFFNDHSSNDFNTLFTSLPPDRQYFAAGVAGSFYCRLFPSASLHFVHSSYAINWLSQVPKPIIDKSSAAWNKGKIHYSNSKDVVVEAYEVQYSEDMECFLHARAQEVVFGGLIALVIAGRPNGMPHSQNPQNITFELMGSCLMDMAKKGKVSEEKVDSFNIPMYLMSPQELEAAVDRNGYFRIERLEDLPNVLQLGGRPKSEVISSHWRAIMHGMMEVHFGRDVVIILDELLELFRKKLEEDLSLMDSISDTLYTFFALLKRQAME